The Streptomyces sp. JB150 genomic interval AGGAGCAGGGCCACTCGCCGCTGCTGGTCGCCTGTGACCTCCAGCGCCCCAACGCCGTGAACCAGCTCAGCGTGGTCGCCGAGCGCGCCGGTGTCGCCGTCTACGCGCCCGAGCCGGGCAACGGGGTGGGCGACCCGGTCAAGGTCGCCAAGGACTCCATCGACTTCGCCAAGTCGAAGGTCCACGACATCGTCATCGTCGACACCGCCGGCCGCCTGGGCATCGACCAGGAGATGATGCGGCAGGCGGCCGACATCCGGGACGCCGTCTCGCCGGACGAGATCCTGTTCGTCGTCGACGCGATGATCGGTCAGGACGCGGTCAACACCGCCGAGGCCTTCCGCGACGGCGTCGGCTTCGACGGCGTGGTGCTGTCCAAGCTCGACGGTGACGCGCGCGGTGGTGCCGCCCTGTCGATCCGGCAGATCACCGGCAAGCCGATCATGTTCGCGTCGAACGGCGAGAAGCTCGAGGACTTCGACGCGTTCCACCCGGACCGGATGGCCTCCCGCATCCTCGACATGGGTGACCTGCTCACCCTGATCGAGCAGGCGGAGAAGACCTTCAGCCAGGAAGAGGCCGCCAAGATGGCCTCCAAGCTGGCGTCCAAGAAGGGTCAGGACTTCACGCTCGACGACTTCCTGTCCCAGATGGAGCAGGTCCGCAAGATGGGCTCGATCTCCAAGCTGCTCGGCATGCTGCCGGGCATGGGGCAGATCAAGGACCAGATCAACAACCTGGACGAGCGGGACGTCGACCGCACCGCCGCGATCATCAAGTCGATGACCCCGGCCGAGCGCCAGGACCCGACGATCATCAACGGCTCGCGCCGCGCCCGTATCGCCAAGGGTTCCGGTGTCGAGGTCAGCGCGGTGAAGAACCTCGTCGAGCGGTTCTTCGAGGCCCGCAAGATGATGTCCCGCATGGCCCAGGGCGGCGGTATGCCGGGCATGCCGGGGATCCCGGGCATGGGCGGCGGCCCCGGCCGCCCCAAGAAGCAGCAGAAGAAGGCCAAGGGCAAGCAGCGCTCCGGGAACCCGATGAAGCGCAAGCAGCAGGAGCAGGAGGAGGCCGCCCGCCGCGCGGCCGCCGCGCAGAACGGCGGCGCGTTCGGGCTGCCGGGCCAGGCCGGCCAGGACTTCGAGCTGCCGGACGAGTTCAAGAAGTTCATGGGCTGACGGCCGTCGGCCGTACGTCGCCCGGGGGCGCCTCTCGTCGGAGGGGCGCCCCCGGTGTCGTATCGACGGGTGGCCGTACGGCGCCTCCTGTGCCGTACTGGCGGAGTGCGGAGTGCGGAGTGCGGAGTGCGGAGGGCGGAGGGCGGAGGCGGGGCCTCCCCGCGCCGTACGTACACATGCCCGAGCCGCTTTCCTGTCGTAACGTCCCGATATGACCAACCCTGCGCCGCCGCGGAAGTCTCCCGACCAGCCCTGGCGTACCGAGGGCACCCCCGAGGAGCCGGCGAAGCCCTCCCCCGGCGGGCGGCGGTGGCGCGGCGGCTGGTGGAACCTGGTGGCCGCCGCGCTGATCGTGTTCGTGATCGCCAACCTGGCGCTGTCCTTCTTCGGCGACGGCGACGAGCCGACGATCTCCTACACCGAGTTCAGCAAGCAGGTCGACGACGGCAACGTCAGCACGATCTACTCCAAGGGCGACGCGATCCAGGGGGAGCTGAAGCAGGCCCGGGACCGGCCGGGCGGCGACGGCACGTACACCAAGTTCAAGACCCAGCGGCCCGCCTTCGCGGACGACCGGCTGTGGGGGGACCTGACCCGCAACAACGTCACCGTCACCGCCGAACCGGTGGTCCAGCAGCGCAGCCTGCTCGCCAACCTGCTGCTCTCGCTGGCCCCGATGGCGCTCCTGGTCGTGCTGTGGATCGTCATCGCGCGGCGGGCGCGCGTGGGGATGGGCGGCGCCGGCGCCATGTTCGGGCGCAAGGCGCCGCCGAAACCGGTGGAGCTGGAGCCGGGACAGAAGCGCACCACCTTCGCGGACGTGGCGGGGATCGACGAGGTCGAGGGCGAGCTGAACGACGTCGTGGACTTCCTGAAGAAC includes:
- the ffh gene encoding signal recognition particle protein — translated: MFDTLSDRLSATFKNLRGKGRLSEADIDATAREIRIALLEADVALPVVRSFIKNVKERALGAEVSKALNPAQQVLKIVNDELVTILGGETRRLRFAKQPPTVIMLAGLQGAGKTTLAGKLGKWLKEQGHSPLLVACDLQRPNAVNQLSVVAERAGVAVYAPEPGNGVGDPVKVAKDSIDFAKSKVHDIVIVDTAGRLGIDQEMMRQAADIRDAVSPDEILFVVDAMIGQDAVNTAEAFRDGVGFDGVVLSKLDGDARGGAALSIRQITGKPIMFASNGEKLEDFDAFHPDRMASRILDMGDLLTLIEQAEKTFSQEEAAKMASKLASKKGQDFTLDDFLSQMEQVRKMGSISKLLGMLPGMGQIKDQINNLDERDVDRTAAIIKSMTPAERQDPTIINGSRRARIAKGSGVEVSAVKNLVERFFEARKMMSRMAQGGGMPGMPGIPGMGGGPGRPKKQQKKAKGKQRSGNPMKRKQQEQEEAARRAAAAQNGGAFGLPGQAGQDFELPDEFKKFMG